The following proteins come from a genomic window of Palaemon carinicauda isolate YSFRI2023 chromosome 12, ASM3689809v2, whole genome shotgun sequence:
- the LOC137650968 gene encoding piggyBac transposable element-derived protein 4-like, which translates to MFSPKTGPPIYRAAMSEDRFCFLLSCLRFDDKDTRAQRQTTDKFAAIRVIWDIFIDNCGKMYVPSETVTVDEQLLAFHGNCPFCMYIPSKPAKYGIKLCLICDSKSKYMLRAIPYLGKEDTQPQARGGINVGRKITKDLTEPYHNRNRNVTTDNWFSSVLFVTDLLHNCGMTLVGTVKANKKEIPQEMKETRTRMVGFSAFLFVNDMTLVSYCKDT; encoded by the coding sequence ATGTTTAGCCCCAAGACCGGCCCACCAATTTATCGTGCAGCCATGTCAGAGGACCGCTTCTGCTTCCTTCTCAGCTGTTTGAGATTTGATGACAAAGACACGAGAGCTCAGAGACAGACAACGGACAAGTTTGCAGCTATTCGTGTTATCTGGGACATCTTTATTGACAACTGTGGGAAAATGTACGTCCCAAGTGAAACAGTTACAGTGGATGAACAGCTGCTGGCATTCCATGGAAACTGCCCATTCTGCATGTATATTCCTAGCAAACCAGCAAAATATGGGATCAAACTTTGCCTTATATGTGACAGTAAAAGCAAGTACATGCTGAGAGCAATACCCTACCTGGGGAAAGAAGACACACAACCTCAGGCCCGGGGTGGCATAAACGTTGGTCGTAAGATCACAAAGGATCTTACAGAACCCTACCACAATAGAAACAGAAACGTAACCACTGACAATTGGTTTAGTTCTGTGCTCTTTGTCACTGATCTTCTACACAACTGCGGCATGACCCTAGTTGGCACTGTGAAAGCAAACAAGAAAGAAATTCCCCAGGAAATGAAAGAAACAAGAACTAGGATGGTAGGTTTTAGTGCCTTCTTATTCGTGAATGACATGACGTTGGTGTCATACTGCAAGGACACTTAA
- the LOC137650969 gene encoding uncharacterized protein: MYHSVHRPASPTPGTSTATPAVSRVSKRHRGNAARGGATQALSYADPAVPPAPSADPAVPPAPSADPAVPPAPSADPAVPPPPSADPSVPPTPSADPAVPPPPSADPAVPPPVARGRRRGNANEEDKATRMHDFGTSTVTSKSSYRWNCRPQSSSRVRTPARNIVGPITSGPKPEARSADTPEKALSLFFGDNIIEEIVQ, encoded by the coding sequence ATGTACCACTCTGTCCACCGCCCAGCCTCTCCTACTCCTGGTACCTCTACTGCTACCCCTGCTGTAAGTAGGGTGAGTAAGAGACACCGTGGTAATGCTGCTCGAGGAGGTGCTACACAAGCTTTGTCCtatgctgaccctgctgtgcctcctgctccctctgctgaccctgctgtgcctcctgctcCCTCTGCAGATCCGGCTGTGCCTCctgctccctctgctgaccctgctgtgcctcctcctccctctgctgaccctTCTGTGCCTCCtactccctctgctgaccctgctgtgcctcctcctccctctgctgaccctgctgtgcctcctcctgTTGCCAGGGGAAGACGAAGGGGCAATGCTAATGAAGAAGACAAGGCTACAAGAATGCATGACTTCGGAACCAGTACAGTGACATCCAAGTCTAGCTATAGGTGGAATTGTCGACCACAGTCATCCAGTAGAGTAAGGACACCAGCACGAAACATTGTTGGTCCTATCACCTCAGGACCAAAACCGGAGGCAAGGAGTGCAGACACCCCAGAAAAAGCCTTGAGCTTGTTCTTTGGAGATAATATTATCGAAGAGATAGTGCAATGA